GTTTCAATCTTGACCTATGCcgttatttctttcttttacccACCTGCATGTGGCTCTTGCAGGTACAACTGCAGGGAGGAGTTCCAGATCCATGATGACCTGCTGAAGGCCAACTACACGGTGGGACGCATTTCTGAGGCCACGCTGGATCACTACCTGGTGCAGGtgagcatctctgctgctgaattCATCACCCAGCTCATTTCAGCCTGGGCTTTAGGGACCTCAGGAGTGTTTTGGGGTGGCTCATTTTGAAGATCTTGTAGAAAAAGGCACTTTTACACTCAGCTGTGTTGGAGTCCCACCTTGCTCAAATCCACTGATGTCCCACCTTCTGTCTTCTGATATTTTGCAGGGGAAATACTTCATGGTCAGGGATGTATATGGAAAATTAGATGTTTTGAACACTACTGGCAGCTGTGGTGCTCCCAACTTCCGACAGGCCAAAGGAGGATATGCTGTGtttgggatggggcagcccaGCCTCAACGGCTTCAAGCTCgtgctgcagaagctgcagagaGAAGGCCACAAGGTTGGTGAGAGGGTGGAACTGGGGTGGAAAAAAGCCAGGAGAGCTTTGAGTCAGCCTCTCCGCTGCTATTTGCAGGAATGTGTCTTCTTCTGTGTCCGTGAGGAGCCTGTAGTCTTCCTGCGGCTGGAGGGGGACTTTGTTTCCTATACCCCCCGGGGCAAGGAGAACCTCCACGAGaacctgcagcacctgcagcggGGCGTGCGGACGGAGAGCCTGGAGCTGGCCATCCGCAAGGAGGTGAGCTGGCACGGGAAAGGCGCACATCCCACGTGCCAGCTCATAGGCAAGCGGAGGTGTTGTTACAGATGGGGCTTCCCCCGTGTCTCCTATAGATCCGCGACTTCGCGCAGCTGAGCGAGAGCATCTACTACGTGTACAATGACATTGAGCGGCTGCGGGATGAGCCCCATGCCGTGCGGGTGCAGTGTGATGAGGACATCCAGGTCACCGATGAGGTCTATCGCAGACCTGTTTTCCTCCAGCCCTCCTACAGgtctttccctccttctccttctcctcctcctcctcctcctcctcatgcACGGTGAGGGCTCTTGGCATCCCTTAAGCCACATATCCTCCATGGTGGTGGGGATGAAGCCTCTCCGTGGTCCCATCCTAACAagggctgtccccatcccggCAGGTACCACCggctgcccctgcctgctgagGGAGCCCCTTTGGAGGAGCAGTTTGATGCTTTCATCCGCTTCCTCAGGGTGAGCTGAGAGAAAGCACCTGATCCGTGGGGCCTCCTTGGGGGTTGGGATTTGCTCCTCTGCTTTGTCAGAGACTGCAACTGCCTAAGAGCATCTTCTGGTTTTCCTTAACTCTGCATACTAGAGGATGTCTGTGCCTGCAGATCCCACTCCCCTTGCTGTAGGATCTTCCTGGAGAAGTCCATGTTGTCCAGCAGTTCATCCCTACCCTTGGCTAGAAATGGCCGTCCCTGACCACCTTCGGGCAGCTCTTTGCTAAGTGGCTTTGGCAGGAATTACCTGTATTTGCTGCAAAGGTTTTCCATGtcagagctgcctttttttttttttacattctggAAGATGAAATCTCAGTGAGCTGGGGATGAGTGGTAGGAACATCTCCAGTGGGGTGGACAGGGGAATACAGTGGGTGGGCCACCCATTGTCCTGTCCTGAGCAAAAGGGAGATGCCACCCACCCCTCCATGCCTGGGCTTGGCCATCACCTCCATCCTAGCCACTGATGGGGCAGACCTGACTTTCCTGGAAGCTGCCAGAGTCTCCATCCATCcgtctgtccatccatccatccatccgtccatccatccatccatccatccatccatccatccatccgtccctgtgtccctccctCCTAGGAGagccccagcctgctgctgcaggacccCGGCAGACCCCCACCTGCGCTGCTCTTTGGCTGCCAGACTGGCGTGGGCAGGACCAACCTGGCCATGGCCATGGGCACCCTGgtcctccaccaccaccaccgaGGAGCTGCCCAGAAGCCCGAGTAAGTGGAGCAGCCTCCAGGACAGGACTGGGGGCATAGCCGTTCCGCCTGGGGCTGGTGTgatttcctccttctcccaccACAGCTTCCCCCACTTGCCTAAGACATCTCCTAGGGACAGGCTCCGGGTCATCCAGACCTTCATGGAGATAGTCCCCAAAGGCGAGCAGATAGTGGAGGAGGTAAGGAGGTGCTGGTGAACCCTCTGGCAgggtggctgggagggagggatgaaATTTCCCCCCAGATCCAAGGCTTATGGAGCTATTTCCCACTTGCTCCTCCCAAGGTGGATGGTGCCATCGCCTCCTGCTCAGAGATGCATGACATGAAGGAAGCCATCTACGAGAACAAGAAGAAGCTGGAAGGGATTGGGGAGGACTATCAGATACAGGTAATTAGAGGATTGCTCGGATGCGAGCCATCGGCACCAGGAAATTTATTAAGCAGTTTTTGCACCAGGATGAGAAGAATGTAAATTCCGGAAACCCAAAGCTTCCTGTAAGCTGGAGATTTCCCAGCGATATGAAACCTGGGGTGTTGTGGagtgtctctttttttttttctcccccagttgttttaaaagccacaaaatggagcaggctgggattgGGGGAAaacagactggtttgggcttTGCTACTGCTTCTGGTAGATGACCTCAGGGGCAAATAATATCCTGTGCCCTGGTTTCATCAGCTCTAAAATTGGAAAATCGATATCAGCCTGGATGGTAAAAGTCcttgggagctgggagagatCATTGCAAATATAGTCACAAAAGGTCAGGCTTTTCTAGTGGTAGAtttatgttttttccttttgttttgaagaGTCATCAGGGTGGCTTTCCATGCTGGAAAGCTGTGGTCTTCCTTGCCCAACCAGAAGGCTCCTTACCAGACGATGGAAGGAGGTTGGATGCTCAGGTGGAAGTGCTGCCCTGATCCCAGTTTCTTTGGagattaattttcctatttaaatATTGAATGTGGAGTGGAAGTGCCAGAGCTGGTTGTAAAGGGTAACCTCAAACCAGGTGCCctgtggcaaaaaaacccatgaaaatgattaaagaatgagaaaagaagGCATTTACTTACACTTTTTTGGTGTTTAGTGACACATTCCAGATTTTATACTCCCCTGTTCCATTTTAGAGAGGATTTGGTGCTGCTCATTCCTGGTCCTGGCGGGTTCTCTTGTATAGCAGGGGAAGGTTGGGCGTTGGACAGGGGATTTTCTCATTGCCTTGAAACCTTTCCCTGCTGGGGAAAGCTGCTCCGTGTGATCCTGGACTCCTGGAAAACAAACGGCTGGGGGACTGCTGTAAATAAGCCTCAAGAAGTGTTTATTTGAAGTCTTTGTGGAGcaagagcaggtttaaacagtgGCGAGGAGCCAGGAAAATGTGCTGGGGACAAatggagggtgaggaggggagaggggatgaTGCTCAGCCATCAGTAAAACAGCCTAGACTTCTTTAGGTTGattttggggggaggaggggctTTTCTGGGCATGGAGGAAGGATGTCTTTGGGTTTCTGCCTGGGTTTGGGGAGCAGAAATTGCGATTTAAGCCCTCAAGTAATGGAGGTGCAGGTGAATCCTGGTGTGGGATGCTGAGCATCCAGACTCCCACAATACCTGGCTTTCCACGGCTGAGACACAAGAGGATCATTCCCCTTTCTACCCATAGCCTGTTTAAGGGGAATGTTCGGAGGTTTGCCTTGGGTGAGAGCATGGGGATGGATTTTATTGCAGGAATCTAAGTGCTCGGgaagcacctctgctctgctctcggTGTTGCTGGCAAACCTGGCACGGCTCCATCCCCACAGGCTTTGTTTTCAATTTCCAGAGCAAATCCCACTGCCTTTCCTCTTGATAAATGACTGCAGGCCGGATTTCTCTTGTGGAGAACAAGTAAATATTAATGAGTCAGCCACATAATGACAGGATTGAGCAAACCCCGCTCGCCGAGCTGACCCCAGACACAGCCCCATCTTACAGGGTTTTCCATCCTAGCCTGGGAAGTGAGTTCCAACAGGCCCTTAGGAGATGTTTGTGGGTGCCATGCTGGGTGTTCCTTACCTTGTGCCAGGTTAATTTGTTGGATGGGATGCTCAGAGGTACAACCCCCCCTTCACCCCAAGGTTTCTGAATGACAGAAAATCCCAAAGGTTTGAGTTTCCTCCCTGAGAGGGGATAGCTGTGGTGGAAAATAATGCCTGGATTGTGGGGGTGATGataaagaggaggaggaggaggaggtgagctTGCTGGAAACATAGGCATCAGGATGCTTCCGGACGTGGAAAGGGGAGACCCTTGGAAATTCAGGATATTGCAGGGTGTGTGACCGGCATGGGGCCCTCTCTCCCCAGGGATGTCACTGCCTGAGCATATCCCATGGCTGGGATAGGGACAGGACCTCGCATTTTCCACACTCATCCCCATGGGTTTGAATCTCCCAGCTGGACAGTGTGTCCATGTGACAGCATGGACTGCTTGGAACTGCTCCCAGTGTGTCCTTGTGCTAAGGAGAAGCTTTTGTTTTGAGCTGAAATGTGAATTTATGCCTTTGAACATCATTTAATATGGGAAACTGGAAATGTTCATATAAAGTGTCAGtagggctttttttcccagcctcctggtctgctgggggctgcaggactGGTCAGCACTGAGTATCACAGATCCCCTGTCCTTTGCTTCCAGGGGAGCAGCACCAAAGAGTATTTCCTCCAGAGGACTCTGCAGAGCCTCGAACGCTATTTCTACCTGATTGCTTTCAACTACTACCTTCACGAGCAGGTAAAAACCACGAGAACCACCCAACACCACCTTCCTTGCCCTCTCATTTTTTGGCTCTGCCACACGGTGGGAGGGCAGGCGCTTCCCCCTTTGAGCTTTCCAAGCAGCTTTTCTCAGCGGGGTGGTGGGCAGGGGGATCGGAGCCCAGGCTGATGGTGCgttccccccgcccccccgccgGCAGTACCCCCTGGGCTTTGCCCTCAGCTTCAGCAGGTGGATGTGCCGGCACCCGGAGCTGTACCGGCTACAGGCAGACATGAACTGCTCGGAGCTCACCGTCACCGCCGAGCTTGTCACCAAAGGCGCGCGAGTGCTGGTGAGTGCGCGGTGCGGGGGTGGGGACGGCACCTTCCCAGGGACATGGAGGGGTGAGAGAAGCCAAGGGTCTCCCTGTTGTAGGGCAGGTGTCATGGGGTCTTGGGTCCAGGTCCTGCTGGCACCTTTAGCATCGTGCTACTGCGCAGCCCTGAGAGCTGACGATAAAGGTGAGGAGACGGAGCCCCGTTTGGAAATCTGAGTGCTATTTATTGTCTACATCATGGGTACAGCTTCAAATGTCTTCCAGGGATGAGAGCCAAAAATGGGGCCTAGGATCCAGGGTTATATACCAGATAAAAGGGGTGTTTCTGAGGGTCAAGGTCCAATAGGGATAGGGAAACATGGTGCAGAGGGGTGGCTAGGAACTGGCAGGACTAATGGGGTTACAGGGGTGTGGTACTCTGGCAAAATTAACCCAGTGGGgtccaagagaaggaaaacattctGGCAGGTGTGCATATGTGGTACCAGGGTGACATAAACTTAACAAACCAGTGAAACAATGAAACCTAAGAAATATTAACATGTGGCTTGCAAAGGCCCATAGGAGGAAAGTTGTTCTCACCCTAATCTAAAAGGGCATCTCCCATAGGCACCCTCAGCAAGGGTGTAACCAGATGGTTTtaaagtcccatccaacccgACCCACATGAGGATAAATGTGGCCAGAGATCCCTGTGCACGTGGATGTGTCTGCAGCATCCCGTGATGTGAGCCTAGGCAGCAGCTCCGTGGTTTCTGAGTGGGGTGAAGGAGGCCAGGGCCATTGGTGCCTTGTGCTGCAAGAAGAGCATGTCCCTCCCATATGGGGCTTTGAGCCCTGGATGCTGCTGTTGGAAAGGTTTGGGGGCTTGTCCTGAGCAGGGTCCCTGGGCTGTGGTGTGCTGCAAACCTGAGGGTGGGAAGGGGTGTCCCTTGCTCGTACATTGCTCTGTTCCAGGTGGCAGATGAGCGCTTCTGCCCGGATGTGCTGAGCACTGTCAAGGAGATGAGCGTGGCCAACTTCCGAAGGGTGCCCAAAATGCCCATCTATGGCacggcacagcccagctccaagGTGAGGGACATGATCCCACGTCGGGCAGGGACCCCACGTTGGGCTTCCAGCCCTCCCATCACCCTTTCGCACCCTTTCCTCAGACCCTGGGCAGTGTCCTGCGGTACCTGATGGATGCCAAGAGGAAGCACTCCCGCATTGTCTGGATCAGCCTCCGGGAGGAAGTGGTCCTGGAAGGGAATGAGCAGATCTACACGCTGCGGGAGCCTGGACTCCTGGAGGAGCTGATCTCTGTGCCCGCTGCCTCAccccagcagctggaggtgagCTCTGGGAGATGCAGGATGCTGTGGAGGTTCCAGGAACCCTCGTGTGTGATTTCCACAGCTTTGATAGTTCCTcaccctctggagctgctggttttgttttcctttgggaacAAGGGAGCAAAGCAGTGATCTGCCCTGGAAGAATTTCTAGCATGCCTTGAGAACAAGGGTAAAAGGCATCTGGGGAAAGGGGAGCGGATGTTCCCAGCTGGATTTCCAGGGGTGACAGGCAGTGGAGGAGtttggctgccagcagcagtgtggctgCATGGAGGAGCTGCCCGGCGTGGTGGGAAATGATGCTTCTGGGGCTCCCATCAAGTGCAGAGGGACCTGGGCAGAACTGGTGGCCAGGACCtggtgtggggtttggggtgtttgcCTGCATCtaaaaacactgaataaaatCCTGCAAAAATTAGGAGGCATGGGTGTTACAGTGGGGTTTTCTCCATCCTATGCAGAAACTGGAGGCTGCCCTGAAGGGGGACCTGCTGAAGTGCCAGAAGTGGCTGGAGGTGTACCTGGAGGCCGAGAAGCAGATGAAGATGTTCAAGAGCTGCCTGACCACACAGGAGATATTCAGCCAGCAGAAAAATTCCTGCCAGGGACTCACCTACCACCGAATCCCCATCCCTGACTTCTGTGCTCCCAAGGAGCAGGTACCCCAGGAAAGGAATGGCGCTGCTGCCTCCGTCCCAAGCCAGCCCTGATGCTGTGCAGGAATGTCACTTGGGTGCTCAGTGCTGGTGGGGTGCttgccagggcagggggggaTCCCCAGGAGATGCCGCATGCAGAGGCTGTATGCCTTCGGGATGGATCTGGCAGCAAGGAAACAGGGATTTCAGCCTGGCGGCTGTAGGACAAAGGGGACCCCGAGGTGAGGAAGTCCTGCATCCCTAAAAACCCACTGGCTTCATCCCGGCAGGACTTTGACCGGCTGCTGGAGGCCATGAAGAGCGCTCTGGCCGAGGACTCGCGAGCAGCCTTCGTGTTCAACTGCTCCAGTGGCCGGGGCAGAACCACCACGGCCATGGTCATCGCTGTCCTCACCCTCTGGCACTTCAATGTGAGAACAGGGGGCTGCAACAATCCCTGGTGGGGTTCCTGGGGAAGCTTTGGAGAGCCCATGACAGCCCTGTCACAGCCAGTGGGTTGAAGGGAGTGTGGGCAGGGCCGGGGTGGGCTGTGGGGATGGACATCTGTGTGTTGTCATTAGCTGTGCCTAACTTCCAGTGAGCTCCAGAAGTCTGGGTGATTCCCTGGTGAGCCTTTACCCTCTTCCTgagagctcctgccccaggatgAAGGGTTAAGGGCAGAGGAGATCATGGAATCGCGGAATAGTTTGGGATGGGAGGAATCTTAAAGCTCGTCTCGTTCCACCCctttgctgtgggcagggacacctttcgCTATCCCAGCTGCATGCAAGCCTCgtccaccctggccttggacatttccagggatctaggggcagccacagcttttctgggcaccctgtgccagggcctggaACAGTCCTGTCTGTCCAGACATGTGGCTCCCTCCGTGGGCAGGGGTACaattttcatgttctgtgcCTGTCAGGGGCAAGGTGGGGCATGCTGGGGGTCCGTGtgggctgggcacaggctcTGCATTTTTGTGCAGCCCATAATGACCCGGTGCCCTCTGGCCACCCCAGGGCATCCCTGAGATGAGTGAGGAGGAAATTGTGAGCGTGCCTGACGCCAAGTACACCAAGGGGGAGTTCGAGGTGAGTCCTGTCTGTTTTAgggctctctctctgctcccttAAGCCACAGCTGCTTGTTTGGAGGGTCTGGATCCTCTCgtgggcagcaggacaaggCAAGGAGCCTCCTCGtgaagccctgctgctcctgcccatgcTGCAGGTGGTGATGAAGGTGGTCCAGCTCCTGCCCGACGGTCACCGGATGAAGAAGGAGGTGGACATGGCCCTGGACACGGTCAGCGAGACCATGACCCCCATGCACTACCACCTCCGGGAAATCATCATCTGCACCTACCGCCAGGTGAGGCCGCTCTCCCCATCGGCACCGGGCAATTCCGGAGGGCGCAGCCGGCCTCTGGGACCAGCCCTGCCGAAGCCGGATCCTTTCTCGGGCTGAAGGGCTCCGGTGCGTCGTGAGAGATGTACCAGGGCCCTTGTGGTCACGGTCACTGCCTCGGATCCTGTGCTGTCCTGCGTCCCACGCAGAGTCCTGCCCTTCTAGCAGCGGCCTGCAGCCCACGCCGCGTCCAGCGTTCCTCTCCTCCGGCACCCTTCCGTGCCGTGAGGCGCAGCCGGCAGAGGGCAGGACCGGGCCGTCccgccctgctccagcccccgtGCCTCTGGCTGCTCCGAGATTGGGAAGGAGATCCGGCTTTGGCAAGGGCAGCGGCCCCTGCGAACGCGCTTGTCCGTGGCCGGCTGAGCCTGTGATCCACAGCGCTGTTTTACTTGGGAGCCTCTGTGGAGCTGACAAGGGAGCAAAAAGGATTATTTTCGTCAGATATGGGATATTTTAAACCTGTGCAGCTGTATCACAGAGCCTTTGAAGGGCAGAGCCCGTGGCCTGGTGTTTTTCCTGGGATGGTTTGTGCCACATCCCACCAGTGAGGTAGTGCCTCACTTCAGCTCTTGCTCCAGCTACCATCGATCTGTGTTTTCAATTAATTGCCGCCAATGATTGatggagggaagaaaaaccaaaatgttcAATCAGCCAGGGACgtctgcagcttcctggggGTTTGCCTCCTGCTTCCTGAGAtcctctgcatttttttggggagctgggagagagaaCCTCTGGAGACCTAACTATTTGCAGATGCAGCAATTATTAATTGTTAATTACTTTATGgtcacatttgtttttattaatttatttttattcaggataagctctttaatttcattttggctTTCCCTCCTTTACTATGGGGATGTGACCACGTGGGGAGTTTCACCTACTTAGCTGTCAGGACTAGCACGGGGGTGATCCTGGGCTGTATTCCATCTCCAGGCTGGCATCTTGGTGGGAAGGCAAGATAAGGAGGGATTCATCCACTCCCTCTGCTCTAGGAAGAGACTCTTGTCACTGGAGCTTGTacttccctcctgctgctctgttcaTCCCTTCCAGCAGCATCATTTATCATttggctcagccctgagcaaaatgctttaattttcatttattttttggttttttcctcagtgatgggcagcttggagaagagaatgatgggaatttctggggttttgggaGCCTGCTGGGAGATGCTTTTCAGGGTTAGGGCAaacagaagggaagggaaaggtgtTTGGGgggcttggtttggtttgttctgACCTCTTCCCACCCctaactgggaagaaaaaataggaaaatgtaaataatgggataaaaaataaattataggATAGTAAGATGGTAAATAATaagataataaaagaaaaataaataggataATAGAATAAAATGAGAAGTAATAGGGTAATAGAAGAAAATTGGAtaatagaagaaaattaaataggGTGATAGAATAAAATTATaagtaacagaagaaaaataaattacataatagaataaaacaataaataatagGATAATAGGATAAAAATGAAATAGGATAATATAACAACATGGTAAATAATAGGATaatagaatgaaaaataaatagggtAATACAGTACCAGGATAAACAACAGAATAATAGGATTTGCTCTCTACAAATACTGGCACTCAGAGGTGGAGGAGACACCTTTTCccaaggacagagctggagtGAGGAGTTGCTGGTTTTTGGGGTGGCCTGTGGGATCAGGGCTCTGATTTATTAGTATTTATGAATTCCTAGGAAGGGCAGCATGCAGGGCTTAAAATAACGGCAGTAATAATACTAATTAAAAGTGGCTGTATAATTACATACAATATCTAACAAagcaataaatataaataattaatgCACAAACATTATAGTACCTATAAAGCATCTAAAAAAGATATTtatcatttatatatataaaatagtaGTGCAAGATGTGATGGCCACCACCCTTAGagcttcttttcctctgaaggaaACAGAGGCTGAATCCATGTGGGAATGCCTTCAAGGGAGATGTTTTTCCCTGGGGAAGGGCTTTGCAGTCCAGGAACTCATGGTTTGGGGTACAGTTTGCACTTGGCTGTctattcctgctcctgccccccaCGTTTAGCCATCCCTCACCTATTTTTGAGCCCTGGGAATGGTTACCTGCTGAAAACCACAAGGAAATGAGAGCCTGGAGTGCCAAGCCCCAGCCAGAGTGGGCTGGATGGATGCGTTTATTTTTGTCCCCAGAGTGTTCCTCCATGTTCCCATGCCCTTCCCATGGCTTCTCACAGGGCTGTGGGTGAGGGTGGGATGCAGGAGCTTCCTGGGGATGCTCTCTCAGCACAGGTGCCACAGGTGTCTCAGCCAGGCTGCTGTTCCTTCCAGGGAAAGTCGGGCAAGGATGAGAGGGAGACGTGGACGCTGCAGCTGAGGAGCCTGCAGTACCTGGAGCGCTACATCTTCCTCATTCTCTTCAACTCCTACCTGCACCTGGAGAAGAAGGACTCCTGGCAGAGGCCCTTCAGCGTCTGGATGCGTGAGGTGAGGTTTTCCGCGGCTGCTGCCTCACTCAGCCTCATGTTTACATGGGAATACAGGAACTTACTGGGAAGCAGATGCCCGTCCTTAACTTGTGTGTGATTTCTGGGCTTGTTGGGGAAGCACCTCTTGtgcttcctctgcttcctgggTTGGTGGCTCTCATGGAAAGCCACTGGAGATGGGTGGCATCCCACCACAAGGATGGGGAGctctcccaccccaaacccgCTATTTTCCCCTGGTTTGAGTTTCCTCAGGGTTTTGTTGACATTGCAGCGTCTGGGGCTGGGGGTCCACCAGCCAAACCTGCCTGGCCAGGACAGGTGGCACAGGGTCTGGCAGgtctgggaggatgggactgtGGCATTGGATATCCAAGGGAATTGGGAACCAGCTGGAAAAATGGAATGGGTGGTGAGTGAGAGACCCTAAATGATCCTTATGGAATGGGGGAAGGCTGGGTAAGAGACCCTAAATGACCCATATTTTCTGCTCACGGGGGTTGTAGACGCTGGATTTATTTGGGATACATTGATTTGAATGGGAATGTTGGGGGGGGGTGCGTAACTTTCCCTGAAAGAGGGACTTTGGAGGTGGTACAAGTGGTGTGGGAGGCATAGGGGTGTGTGTGCTGGTGCTTGGGGGGTTCTTCTGCATGAAAAGAGAGTcgggggggagaaggggaagctGGGGACGTGGCAATTTTAATAATGCCACTATTACTATTCttattacattttaatgatACGTATTTATACAACTTTTATTATTGCATGactgcattttattatttttaatggttttgttATTTCACTGTATTACTTCTATTGATGCGCTCTCCTTCacttggtttttatttattttgtcatttccattttttacttCTATTGCCGCGCAGAGAGTTTTTCTCTGCCCTACCCTCGGGCTTGCTATTGTGGGGGAAAACCTTCATCCCTTCATCCCTTCATCCCTTCATCCCTTCATCCCTTCATCCCTTGCCTCCGCCGGCGCTTCTGATTCCTGTTGGCATCTTTGATCGCTGGCCGGGCGGGAGATGAAAGGGCGGAGCTGGAGCCGGAGCGGTGCCCGCCCCGCCCTGGCATCCCGGTTATGCCGGTGTTTGCATTGCCCGGCGGCCGCCGCTGGGGCTGGACCAGCTTCCTCGGAGATTTGGGATGTTTGCTGTTGGCTGGATGCGGGAAGCCTGCGGCTGAAGCCAGCAGTTTTTAATGTGGCGCTATTTGGGGCTGCATCTTTTAGTGCTGCTCCTTTTTGGGGGGCCGCACCTTTTAAAGCAGCACGTTTCGGGGCTGCATTTCCAGCGCACGGATTTATGGCTGCCCTCTGTCCTCTCCCCATTTGCTGGGGCATCTTTTAATGCAGCAATCTTTCTTTTGGTGCTGCGTCTTCTGAGTGCAGCCCCAAAAGGTGCTGCCCCTTTTCATGCCCCATCTACCATACATGGGGTTTAcatccccccctccccagtcTCCcgtctgctggagcagagggaaaaacacCCGACCTGTGGATACAAGGAGCCTTTGACCCCCGGAGCGCCCCTTCCTGCTGCATAATCCCCACGTTTTTAGCAAAAACAAGGCGCCATTGTAGCTTTTTGGCAGGAGGGTGCCAAAGCCAACAAACCCTGTGATGGCTGACCCCAGCAGCAAGGAAGAGGCTTAAAAAATGGATAAactggggctggaaggaggctgggggagctgaagGGGGTAGTACAAGGATGGGGGGGACGGGATGCCAGGGATTCATCCCGGAGGTGGCAAAAGCATCCCCGGGGTGGGAGGGGAATTCACTCTCCCTTCTTCCTCCGTTTCCAGGTGGCAGCAGTGGCTGGGGTCTACGAGGTCCTGAACCAGCTGGGATTCCCGGAGCTGGAGAGCCTGGAGGGCAAAGCCCTGTGCACGCTGCGGGGCCGCTGGCAGGCGCAGGCAGCCACATCCCGTCCCTTCCGTGGGGACTTCGTGTAGGGCGTGGGGGAAcccctgctgctttctctgggGTGgggaagagcaaaaaaaaaaagaaaaaagactgttttccccaaatccaagggtgtggggagggaggggtgaGCCTCAAAGCTGCCTTAGGATGGGAGGATTTCTGGGGTTCTTTTCGAcgcaataaaaatattgtaaattaaAAATCGAGAATTTCCTCACTTTCTCCCTGAGGCAGTGCAGCATTTAcacaaattttatatatttatacacacagaGGTGTATTTATGTGCATAAACACATAAATGTACAGGTCTATATACACATGGTTATATATGTATGGTTATATTTTTATGGCTCCATGTATATGTGGAGCCATAAACACTTGCAGCCATAATGAGGACTCACAGAAATCCCAATCGCTTCAAACCTGAGTATTTTTAAGGCTTGAGTATATTTGTTGgttcttccctcctctttttaGTTGTGGGTGCAGCTGGGGGAATGGCAGCTGTGGCACCCAGTTTTGGGGT
This portion of the Hirundo rustica isolate bHirRus1 chromosome 8, bHirRus1.pri.v3, whole genome shotgun sequence genome encodes:
- the PALD1 gene encoding paladin — translated: MMGTTASAAQQAVSASPLESRAPGDGSMEDQHSLSIHSFQTLGLHNSKAKSIITNKVAPVVITYNCREEFQIHDDLLKANYTVGRISEATLDHYLVQGKYFMVRDVYGKLDVLNTTGSCGAPNFRQAKGGYAVFGMGQPSLNGFKLVLQKLQREGHKECVFFCVREEPVVFLRLEGDFVSYTPRGKENLHENLQHLQRGVRTESLELAIRKEIRDFAQLSESIYYVYNDIERLRDEPHAVRVQCDEDIQVTDEVYRRPVFLQPSYRYHRLPLPAEGAPLEEQFDAFIRFLRESPSLLLQDPGRPPPALLFGCQTGVGRTNLAMAMGTLVLHHHHRGAAQKPDFPHLPKTSPRDRLRVIQTFMEIVPKGEQIVEEVDGAIASCSEMHDMKEAIYENKKKLEGIGEDYQIQGSSTKEYFLQRTLQSLERYFYLIAFNYYLHEQYPLGFALSFSRWMCRHPELYRLQADMNCSELTVTAELVTKGARVLVADERFCPDVLSTVKEMSVANFRRVPKMPIYGTAQPSSKTLGSVLRYLMDAKRKHSRIVWISLREEVVLEGNEQIYTLREPGLLEELISVPAASPQQLEKLEAALKGDLLKCQKWLEVYLEAEKQMKMFKSCLTTQEIFSQQKNSCQGLTYHRIPIPDFCAPKEQDFDRLLEAMKSALAEDSRAAFVFNCSSGRGRTTTAMVIAVLTLWHFNGIPEMSEEEIVSVPDAKYTKGEFEVVMKVVQLLPDGHRMKKEVDMALDTVSETMTPMHYHLREIIICTYRQGKSGKDERETWTLQLRSLQYLERYIFLILFNSYLHLEKKDSWQRPFSVWMREVAAVAGVYEVLNQLGFPELESLEGKALCTLRGRWQAQAATSRPFRGDFV